CAAGGCGCGCGAGGTGCCTGAGGCGATCCGGAAAGCCACGGAAGCCGCCAAGCGCAACCTGACCCGCGTCTCGCTGCGCGAGGGCCGCACGCTGCATCACGACATCGCCGGCCGTCATGGTGCGGGCCGTGTGTACCTGCGTGCCGCACCGGCTGGTACCGGCATCATCGCCGGTGGTCCGATGCGTGCCGTGTTCGAGACGCTCGGCGTCCAGGACGTGGTGGCCAAGTCGATCGGCTCGTCGAACCCGTACAACATGGTGCGCGCGACTTTCGACGCGCTGAAGCACCAGGATTCGCCGCGTTCGGTCGCAGCGCGTCGCAACATCAAGGTGTCCACTCTGCAGTCCCGCCGCGTCGGCGGCGATGCCGAGGCGGCTGCGGACTAACGCAAGCTTTTCGGAGTAGACCACGATGGCCAAGGCCAGCAAGACGATCAAGCTTGAGCAGACCGGCAGCGCGATCCGCCGCCATCACTCGCAGCGCTCGACGCTGATCGGGCTCAAGCTCAACAAGATCGGCCGCGTCAGCGAACTGCCGGACACCCCGGCCGTCCGCGGCATGATCGAGAAGGTTCACCATCTCGTCCGCATCGTCGACGAGAAGTAAGCAAGGGCGCATGATCCCGGAAAGTGGGTACCGGTTTTCGGTGAAGATCATGCGCAAGAAACAAGGAGAAGGGCGATGAAGCTCAGCGATATCGCCGACAACGCCGGCTCGCGTAAGAAGCGCATGCGCGTCGGCCGCGGCATCGGTTCCGGCAAGGGCAAGCAGTCGGGCCGCGGTGGCAAGGGCCAGACCGCGCGTTCGGGCGTGCGCATCAAGGGTTTCGAAGGCGGCCAGATGCCGATGCATCGCCGTCTGCCCAAGCGCGGCTTCAACAACATCTTCCGCGTCGAGTTCGCCGAGATCAATCTCGACCGGCTGCAGGAAGCGGTCGATGCCAAGAAGATCGACGCCGGCAGCGTCGTGAACGTCGAGGCGCTGGTCAAGGCCGGCGTGCTGCGTCGCGCCAAGGCCGGCCTGCGGCTGCTCGGCCGCGGCGAGATCAAGGCCAAGCTCAACATCGAAGTGCATGGCGCCTCGAAGTCCGCGATCGCGGCGGTCGAGAAGGCCGGCGGCTCGGTGAAGATCCTCGCGCCCGCCAAGGAAGAAGGCGAGGCGGCGTAACAACTGCGTCATTGGCCCGCGGCTCGCGGGCCTTTACGCATGCTGGACGTTGGACTTATCGAAGCCGAGCACCAGATAATGTCCGGCGTCCGCTAAAGTAGCCCGGCCGCGGGCATGACGGCGCAAAAGGCGGCGGGAGAAAGTCCAAGATGGTCTCAGCAGCGGAACAACTGGCAGCCAACCTCAATTTCGGCGCGTTTGCCAAGGCCGACGAACTGAAGAAGCGCATCTGGTTCACCCTGGGTGCGCTGCTCGTTTATCGGCTGGGCACCTACATCCCGCTGCCCGGTATCGATCCCAACATCTGGGAGCAGGTGTTCCGCTCACAGGCGGGCGGCATCCTCGGCATGTTCAACATGTTCGCCGGCGGCGGCATCCACCGCATGGCGATCTTCGCGCTGAACATCATGCCGTACATCTCGGCCTCGATCATCATCCAGCTCCTCACCACCGTCTCGCCGCAGCTCGAGGCGCTGAAGAAGGAAGGCGAGGCCGGCCGCAAGACGCTGAACCAGTACACGCGCTATCTCACGGTGATTTTGGCCGCGTTCCAGTCCTACGGCATCGCGGTGGGCCTCGAGGGCGCCGGCAATGTCGTCAGCGACCCCGGCATGTTCTTCCGCCTGTCCACCACTATCACGCTGACCGGCGGCACCATGTTCCTGATGTGGCTGGGCGAGCAGGTGACCTCGCGCGGCATCGGCAACGGCATCTCGCTGATCATTCTTTCCGGCATCGTCGCCGAGCTGCCCTCGGCGCTCGCCAACATGCTGGAACTCGGCCGTCAGGGCGCGATGTCGACCGGCCTGATCCTGGTCGTGATCGTGATGGCGGTCGCCGTGATCGCCTTTATCGTGTTCATGGAGCGCGCCCAGCGCCGCCTGCTGATCCAGTATCCGAAGCGCCAGGTCGGCAACAAGATGTTCGAGGGCCAGTCATCGCATCTGCCGCTCAAGCTCAACACCTCGGGCGTGATCCCGCCGATCTTCGCGTCCTCGCTGCTGCTGCTGCCGACGACGGTTGCGAACTTCAACGCAGGCAAGGGACCGGAATGGTTCCAGTGGATCACCACCCAGCTCGGCCACGGCCGCCCGCTGTTCCTGATCATGTACCTCGCGCTGATCGTGTTCTTCGCGTTCTTCTATACCGCGATCGTGTTCAACCCGACCGAGACCGCGGACAATTTGAAGAAGCATGGCGGCTTCATTCCGGGCATTCGTCCGGGCGAGCGCACCGCGGAATACATCGATTACGTGCTGTCGCGCATCACGGTCGTCGGCGCGATCTATCTGGCGATCGTCTGTCTGATTCCGGAGATCCTGATCTCCTACGCCTCGGTGCCGTTCTACTTCGGCGGTACGTCGCTGCTGATCGTCGTCAGTGTCACGATGGACACGGTTGCTCAGGTGCAGGGCTATCTGCTTGCCCATCAGTATGAGGGCCTGATCAGGAAGTCGAAGCTGCGCGGCGCCCGCCGTCGCTGACACGTGACGGCCGGGCAGGCCGCCGACCGCATGCATCGATTCGCTGCGCGCACACGACGCGCAGCCTTTATCGGCCCCGCACCGACCGCGTGATTGGCTCGGCAGAGCTCCTCTCACCCTCACGCAATCGCTGATTTCATAGGGCTTCTTGGCGTCAGGCCGCTCGCTCCCCTATGATATGGGTGGCGGTGCGGCGCTGATTGTGGTTTGCACTGTTTCTTGATCTTCAAACACAGGTGCGCGACGTATCGCTCACCAATCGGGGGGCGTACGCCGATGAGAATTATACTTCTGGGACCGCCGGGGTCGGGCAAGGGGACCCAGGCGCAACTTCTGGTGCAGCGTTACGGCATCGTCCAGCTCTCGACCGGCGAGATGCTTCGCGCTGCGGTTGCGGCGGCAACACCGATCGGGTTGAAGGCCAAGGAGATCATGGCCAATGGCGGCCTCGTGCCTGACGACGTCGTTGTCGGGATCATCTCCGACCGGATCGACCAGCCGGATGCGAAGGCCGGCTTCATCCTGGACGGCTTCCCGCGCACCGTGCCGCAAGCCGAGGCGCTCGACGAACTCCTCAAGCACAAGCATCTCAAGCTCGATGCCGTGATCGAGCTCCGCGTCAATGAGAGCGCGTTGCTCCAGCGCGTCGAGACCCGCGTGGCGCAGATGCGCGAGCGTGGTGAGGAGGTCCGAGTCGACGACACCCCGGAAGTGCTGACCAAGCGGCTGGCCAGCTACCGCAGCCTGACGGAACCGCTGATTCACTATTATTCCGAGCGGCGGAAGCTCTCGACCATCGATGGCATGATGACCATCGACGAGGTCACCCGCGCCATCCATCGCCTCCTGCTGGCGCTCGGGGCGGTCGAGCCCAAGACCCACGCCAAGAGCACGGCCAAGAGCGCGGCCAGGAAGGGGGCCAAAAAGGCTGCCAAGGTGGCCAGGAAATCGGCAAAATCGGCCAAAAAGGCCGCAAAATCGGCCGGCAAGGCCTCCAAGAAGGCTGCCAAGGGCGCCAAAAAGCCTGCCAAGAAGGCGGTGAAGAAGGCGGCCAAGAAAGCAGTCAAAAAGACCGCCAAAAAGGTCCCGAAGAGGGGCCCAAAAAAGGTCACGAAAAAGCGAGCTAAACGCTAGCGGCAGTTGACGAAAGCCCCCTGAATCCCTTAATAAGCCCCGCATCCAAGTCGGATAGTTTCAGACGATGCCGGGCCCCAGGAAGACCGGGGGTGGGCGTCGTGTTCGCGTTTGTGAACACCTGCCCGAGAAAGCAAGCACTTAAAGCCCGATTCCTGACGAGGGATCGGCAACAGGAGAGAAGGCCGTGGCCCGTATTGCCGGCGTAAACATTCCCACCAACAAGCGCGTGCTGATCGCGCTGCAGTACATCCATGGCATCGGCCCCAAGATCGCCGATGAGATCATGGAGAAGGTGAAGATCCCCGAGGATCGTCGCGTCAATCAGCTCAGCGACGCCGAAGTGCTCCAGATCCGCGAAGTGATCGACCGCGACTATCTCGTCGAGGGCGACCTGCGTCGTGAGGTCGGCATCAACATCAAGCGTCTGATGGACCTCGGCTGCTATCGCGGCCTGCGTCATCGTCGCGGTCTGCCGGTGCGCGGTCAGCGTACCCACACCAATGCGCGCACGCGCAAGGGCCCGGCCAAGGCCATCGCGGGCAAGAAGAAGTAATTCGACGCGAATGGCGAATAGGGAGCGGCGAATGGTTTCATCGCTACTCGCCATTCGCCGCTTGCATTTTCAAAGGTGTAGCCGCTGGCATTACGGCGGCGTTTGAGATCTTCAGGAAAGGGACTCAATGGGCAAGGAAGCCACCCGCGTTCGCCGTCGTGAGCGCAAGAACATCGCCTCCGGCGTCGCGCACGTGAACTCGTCGTTCAACAACACGACCATCACCATCACTGACGCGCAGGGCAACACGATTGCCTGGTCGTCG
The DNA window shown above is from Bradyrhizobium sp. CB1650 and carries:
- a CDS encoding adenylate kinase, which gives rise to MRIILLGPPGSGKGTQAQLLVQRYGIVQLSTGEMLRAAVAAATPIGLKAKEIMANGGLVPDDVVVGIISDRIDQPDAKAGFILDGFPRTVPQAEALDELLKHKHLKLDAVIELRVNESALLQRVETRVAQMRERGEEVRVDDTPEVLTKRLASYRSLTEPLIHYYSERRKLSTIDGMMTIDEVTRAIHRLLLALGAVEPKTHAKSTAKSAARKGAKKAAKVARKSAKSAKKAAKSAGKASKKAAKGAKKPAKKAVKKAAKKAVKKTAKKVPKRGPKKVTKKRAKR
- the rpsM gene encoding 30S ribosomal protein S13, producing MARIAGVNIPTNKRVLIALQYIHGIGPKIADEIMEKVKIPEDRRVNQLSDAEVLQIREVIDRDYLVEGDLRREVGINIKRLMDLGCYRGLRHRRGLPVRGQRTHTNARTRKGPAKAIAGKKK
- the rplO gene encoding 50S ribosomal protein L15, whose translation is MKLSDIADNAGSRKKRMRVGRGIGSGKGKQSGRGGKGQTARSGVRIKGFEGGQMPMHRRLPKRGFNNIFRVEFAEINLDRLQEAVDAKKIDAGSVVNVEALVKAGVLRRAKAGLRLLGRGEIKAKLNIEVHGASKSAIAAVEKAGGSVKILAPAKEEGEAA
- the rpsE gene encoding 30S ribosomal protein S5 produces the protein MAGEREHRGGRERREREERDSEFVDKLVHINRVAKVVKGGKRFGFAALVVIGDQKGRAGFGHGKAREVPEAIRKATEAAKRNLTRVSLREGRTLHHDIAGRHGAGRVYLRAAPAGTGIIAGGPMRAVFETLGVQDVVAKSIGSSNPYNMVRATFDALKHQDSPRSVAARRNIKVSTLQSRRVGGDAEAAAD
- the secY gene encoding preprotein translocase subunit SecY, with product MVSAAEQLAANLNFGAFAKADELKKRIWFTLGALLVYRLGTYIPLPGIDPNIWEQVFRSQAGGILGMFNMFAGGGIHRMAIFALNIMPYISASIIIQLLTTVSPQLEALKKEGEAGRKTLNQYTRYLTVILAAFQSYGIAVGLEGAGNVVSDPGMFFRLSTTITLTGGTMFLMWLGEQVTSRGIGNGISLIILSGIVAELPSALANMLELGRQGAMSTGLILVVIVMAVAVIAFIVFMERAQRRLLIQYPKRQVGNKMFEGQSSHLPLKLNTSGVIPPIFASSLLLLPTTVANFNAGKGPEWFQWITTQLGHGRPLFLIMYLALIVFFAFFYTAIVFNPTETADNLKKHGGFIPGIRPGERTAEYIDYVLSRITVVGAIYLAIVCLIPEILISYASVPFYFGGTSLLIVVSVTMDTVAQVQGYLLAHQYEGLIRKSKLRGARRR
- the rpmD gene encoding 50S ribosomal protein L30, translating into MAKASKTIKLEQTGSAIRRHHSQRSTLIGLKLNKIGRVSELPDTPAVRGMIEKVHHLVRIVDEK